A region of the Anaeromusa acidaminophila DSM 3853 genome:
ATAAGAAAGACCTGACCGTTTCCGTAAACGGCAAGCGGGAAAAGGCTATGGCCTACATCATGGATGAACGCAGACCTCTTGGCGAACCCAGCTACCGATACTACAAGGTGGTCGAGGACGCCTACTCCGAGTTCCATTTGGATATAAACATTCTGGAAAAGGCCCTTGAGGACACCATTGCGGAGGCGGACGGCGATGTTTATTAAGCGAGAAATAGTCGAGCGCCTACGCAAACAATACCCCGCCGGCACCAGAGTGGAGCTTATCCGTATGGAGGATGAACAAGCGCCGCCCATCGGTACTAGAGGCACGGTGGTTGGTGTTGATGATATGGGAAGTATTATGGTTGCTTGGGATAGTGGAGGGAGTTTGAGTGTACTTTATGGTGAGGATTTATGCCGTAAAATTGAAAATAAGTAAATAGAATCATTTTAGAGCAAAGACTTCTTCGGAGGTCTTTTTTCTTTGCAAGCCAAGAGAAGGAGGTGGGGAATATGGCGCAACGAGGAAGAAAGCCAAAACCAACCGCGATGAAAGTGCTAGAAGGCAATCCAGGCGGCAGACCGCTCAATAAAAATGAACCCAAGCCAGATAAAAAAGCCCCTCGCTGTCCGGCTTGGCTAGAAGAGGAAGCAAAAAAAGAATGGAAACGTATGGGGAAAACACTAGAGCAGTTAGGTCTATTAACTGAAATGGATATGGCAGCGTTTGCTGGGTATTGCCAAGCCTATGCTAGGTGGAAGGAAGCCGAAGAGTTTATTAGTCAGCATGGTACCATGATTCGTACGCCAAACGGATATTTGCAGCAGGTGCCACAGGTATCGATTGCACAAACAAATTTAAAAATTATGCTCAAGTTCTGTGAGCAGTTTGGGCTGACTCCGTCGGCACGGAGCCGGATTGCTACCGAAAGTAGTCCGCAGGAAGCAGACCCAATGGAGCTTATTTTGCTGCATGGAGGAAAAAGCCATGTATGATGAAAATAAGGCGCAGCGTACTGTTCAGTTTATTAATTGCTTAAAACACACCAAGGGACAGTGGCGAGGAGTTCCTTTTGAGCTTTTACCCTGGCAGGATAAAATAATCTGCGATATTTTTGGAACCGTGAAAGAAAGTGGTTATCGGCAATATAACACGGCTTACATTGAAATTCCAAAGAAAAACGGTAAAAGTGAATTGGCGGCGGCAGTTGCCCTATATATGACATGCGGTGATAGTGAGTGGGGTGCAGAAGTGTATGGCTGTGCTTCTGATCGCCAACAGGCATCCATTGTATTTGATGTAGCAGTGGATATGGTTGATCAATGTCCGGCACTTAAAAAAAGGATTAAACCGATTATGTCAGTAAAACGACTTGTGTATCAGCCAACCAACAGTTTTTATCAAGTTCTATCCGCAGAAGCTTATACTAAGCATGGACTGAATGTGCATGCGGTGGTATTTGATGAACTACACGCACAGCCAAACCGCAATCTCTATGATGTTATGACCAAAGGCTCCGGTGATGCGAGAACACAGCCACTATTTTTTCTTATTACTACTGCTGGCAATGACCGTAATTCAATTTGTTATGAAGTACATCAAAAAGCAAAAGATGTTTTAAAAGGTAAAAAAATTGACAAAACCTTTTATTCGGCTATTTATGGCATGGAAGATAACGATGACTGGGGCAAGGAAGAAAACTGGTATAAGGCAAATCCATCCCTTGGACATACCATTGATATAGAAAAAGTTAGAGCTGCTTTTCAGAGCGCCAAAGAGAATTTGGCAGAAGAAAATTTATTTCGTCAATTGCGGCTGAACCAGTGGGTCAAACAATCAATACGCTGGATGCAGATGGATCGTTGGGATGAATGTGCGTTTCCGACAGAACTCGATATGTTGAGTGGCAGAGAGTGTTATGGGGGCTTGGATTTATCTAGCACTACAGATATTACTGCGTTTGTTTTAGTGTTTCCACCACGAGATGAGGAAGAAAAATTTATTGTGTTACCATACTTTTGGATTCCGGCAGATAACCTTGCAACAAGAGTGAGGCGTGATCATGTGCCATATGATATTTGGGATCAGCAGGGGTATATCAAAACCACAGAAGGGAATGTAGTACATTATGGATTTATCGAAGCGTTTATTGAGGAACTCAATACTGCGTACAACATCAAAGAAATTGCTTTTGATAGATGGGGCGCCGTCCAAATGGTGCAGAATCTTGAAGGTATGGGGTTTACGGTGGTACCTTTTGGACAAGGTTATAAGGATATGTCGCCAGCTTCTAAGGAACTAATGAAACTAGTATTAGAAAAGAAAGTGTCACATGGTGGCAATCCAGTGCTACGGTGGATGATGGATAACATTTATGTGAAGACCGATCCGGCTGGCAATATTAAACCGGACAAAGAAAAAAGCACCGATCGTATTGACGGTGCTGTTGCACTTATAATGGCGTTGGATCGAGCTATTCGGAATGGCGGTTATAGTGGTAGCGTATACGATCAACGGGGGATTTTGGTATTATAATTAGCAATCTACAATTTGTTTAACTACTTTCTGAGTTTCTCCTCCTGTATACTCGTAATTCATTGCGGTCACGAAGAACTGTAGGTTTAATTCCAAAGAAAGGCGG
Encoded here:
- a CDS encoding DUF4314 domain-containing protein, with translation MFIKREIVERLRKQYPAGTRVELIRMEDEQAPPIGTRGTVVGVDDMGSIMVAWDSGGSLSVLYGEDLCRKIENK
- a CDS encoding phage terminase small subunit P27 family, which translates into the protein MAQRGRKPKPTAMKVLEGNPGGRPLNKNEPKPDKKAPRCPAWLEEEAKKEWKRMGKTLEQLGLLTEMDMAAFAGYCQAYARWKEAEEFISQHGTMIRTPNGYLQQVPQVSIAQTNLKIMLKFCEQFGLTPSARSRIATESSPQEADPMELILLHGGKSHV
- a CDS encoding terminase large subunit — translated: MYDENKAQRTVQFINCLKHTKGQWRGVPFELLPWQDKIICDIFGTVKESGYRQYNTAYIEIPKKNGKSELAAAVALYMTCGDSEWGAEVYGCASDRQQASIVFDVAVDMVDQCPALKKRIKPIMSVKRLVYQPTNSFYQVLSAEAYTKHGLNVHAVVFDELHAQPNRNLYDVMTKGSGDARTQPLFFLITTAGNDRNSICYEVHQKAKDVLKGKKIDKTFYSAIYGMEDNDDWGKEENWYKANPSLGHTIDIEKVRAAFQSAKENLAEENLFRQLRLNQWVKQSIRWMQMDRWDECAFPTELDMLSGRECYGGLDLSSTTDITAFVLVFPPRDEEEKFIVLPYFWIPADNLATRVRRDHVPYDIWDQQGYIKTTEGNVVHYGFIEAFIEELNTAYNIKEIAFDRWGAVQMVQNLEGMGFTVVPFGQGYKDMSPASKELMKLVLEKKVSHGGNPVLRWMMDNIYVKTDPAGNIKPDKEKSTDRIDGAVALIMALDRAIRNGGYSGSVYDQRGILVL